Part of the Fusobacterium sp. FSA-380-WT-3A genome is shown below.
TTAAATATCAAAATGATATTTTTTAATTCTTATTTATTTTTCAGAGTTTTTTTGGCTAATTAAAAAATTTTATTATTTTTTAATATCATTTTGATAATTTTATATATATTTTTTATAACAAATATATTAAAAAAAGTTAACCACTAAACTGACTCTTAAAATCCCATTATCTAAGAAACTATACTATTTCCTTATCCTAATTATTAATATTCCAGTGATTTTTTAGTATTTTTCAAACTTCTTTAGCTTTTATACTGTGCTATATCTCCACTAGAATTTATGAAATACTAATATTTCTTTTGTAGGATATTTTAATACTTCTCTTATACCTTTTCTTATTTTTCCATATATTATTTATCTTCTATATTTTAGAACAAATACTTATGATGTTTGTAATTCATTTTAATTGTAATAAACTATCATTTTTCATTATGAATTTACTTTAAGTTTTTTATTGATTGCTAAATCTAATTATTATACTCAAAAGAAATTTTTTGTATATACATGTCTTTTACTTTTCCAAAACCACATACAAAACAAGTGATTTTCTTTATACAAAAAAGCTGAAGAGATAAAATCTCTTCAGCAACTTTTATTATTTAAACTTATTAAATTTTCAACAATCATTTTTACTATTTAAAATTATAACAAACTCTTGCAATTAATAATAAAAAATATTTTCATATTCTTTTTATTTAGTTTTCCATGCTTTATTATACTCAAACACATATTGTATAAAAAATCCTACACCATATTTTAAAGCATCCTCATCAATATCAAACTTTGGATTATGATGTGGCTCTTTTACTCCTTTTTCTTCATTTCTACATCCGACAAGAGCAAAACATCCAGGAACTTTAGCTAACATTTTTGCAAAATCTTCTCCTAACATAGCTGCTGGATATTTAGTTATAGCTTCTTTTCCATAAAGATTTTCTACTGCTTTAGCTGCTATTAAACTTGAATATTCATCATTAATTGTTGCTGGAGTTCCATAATGAAATTCAAATTCATAATCAGCTCTATATGAATGTGTTATATCTGCTACTATCCTTTCCATTTTAGCTGGTATACTATCTCTGACAGTATTATTAAATGTACGAACTGTTCCTGATAGTTTAGCTTCACTAGGAATTATATTAAAACTGCTACCTGAATTAAAAGAGCATACACTCACAACTACAGGATCTGTTGCACAAATTTCTCTACTAACAATACTTTGAAGAGTATTGACTAAAGTACTTCCACAAACAATTGGATCTATACATTGATCTGGCATAGCTCCATGTCCACCTTTCCCTTTTATCAAAATATCATAAGTATCTGCTGAAGCAAGTCTTGGACCTGCTTCTATAGAAATTTTTCCTGTTGGTATGTAACTCCAAATATGTGCTCCAACTATATTATCTAGTTCTTTAAATTCATCACATTCTGACATATATTTTGCACCTGAATTAGCTATAAATTCTTCTGCTGGTTGAAAAAATAATCTAACTTCTCCTTCTAAAATATCCTCATATTTTTTCAAAATTTTAGCTGTACCAAGTAACATTGATATATGTCCATCATGTCCACAAGCATGCATTACATTTTTATTTTTAGATGCAAATGGAAGATTTGTAGCTTCACAAACAGGTAAAGCGTCAATATCTGCTCTAATTCCTATAATAGGTTTTTTTCCTTTTTTTCCTAAAAATCCTATTACTCCTGTTTCACAAACTTTTTCATATTTTATTCCCATTTTTTCTAATTCTTCACAAATTCTTTTTTGAGTATTGTATTCTTTCCAACTTTCTTCTGGATTTTCATGAAAATATCTACGCATTTCAATTATATATTTTTCTATATTTAAAACCTCTTCTTTAATATTCATTTATTTTCATCTCCTCTTTAAAATGGTCCATATCCTATTGATGTTGCTAATACTAAGAAAATACATGCAACTATTGAAATTACAATTTCAATTGGTATTACAAATTTATACCATTGCTTTAAAGGAACTTTTCCTAATGATAAGAATATTAATAAAGTTCCAAAAGTAAACCAGAAAGTATTAGAAATTCCATCTCCAAATTGGAAAGCAAGAACCATTGTTTGTCTTGTTATTCCAACCATATCAGCAAGAGGAATTAATATTGGCATAAATGCCATCGCTTTTCCACTTCCTGAAGGTATTAAAGCATTTACTATTGTAATTACTAAAAATACTCCCAAGGCAGTTGCCCAAGTAGGTAAATGATTTAATGGTTGAGAAATTGC
Proteins encoded:
- a CDS encoding M20 family metallopeptidase codes for the protein MNIKEEVLNIEKYIIEMRRYFHENPEESWKEYNTQKRICEELEKMGIKYEKVCETGVIGFLGKKGKKPIIGIRADIDALPVCEATNLPFASKNKNVMHACGHDGHISMLLGTAKILKKYEDILEGEVRLFFQPAEEFIANSGAKYMSECDEFKELDNIVGAHIWSYIPTGKISIEAGPRLASADTYDILIKGKGGHGAMPDQCIDPIVCGSTLVNTLQSIVSREICATDPVVVSVCSFNSGSSFNIIPSEAKLSGTVRTFNNTVRDSIPAKMERIVADITHSYRADYEFEFHYGTPATINDEYSSLIAAKAVENLYGKEAITKYPAAMLGEDFAKMLAKVPGCFALVGCRNEEKGVKEPHHNPKFDIDEDALKYGVGFFIQYVFEYNKAWKTK